In Perca fluviatilis chromosome 18, GENO_Pfluv_1.0, whole genome shotgun sequence, one genomic interval encodes:
- the snap91b gene encoding clathrin coat assembly protein AP180 isoform X7: MSGQTLTDRIAAAQHQLTGSDMARAVCKATTHEVMAPKKKHLEYLVSATNTTNVNIPQMADTLFERATNASWVVVFKALVTSHHMCVHGNERFIQYLASRTSLFNLSNFIDKTGSHGYDMSTFIRRYGRYLNEKAFAYRQMAFDFTRVKKGAEGVMRTMTTEKLLKGMPVLQTQIDTLLEFDVHPKELNNGIINAAFLLLFKDLVKLFASYNDGVINLLEKYFKMKKSDCKEALEIYKRFLTRVTKIGEFMKLAETVGVEKNDIPDINYAPSSILESLETHMNGLEDVKGGKKGEGSPTKGSPTNNVSPTSTPAKSSNAVPTLQPPPGESAAAAAAAEPAEDSLLDLDPLSSSGPSGQSAAPTSWGDLLGSEMGDSLLSEPTLTAEPAPSSAAATPTPAAAEPGVSLAPPTSTAAATSPGAANMDLLGDAFATSAPSTEASVAATEGGAAATSAPAANAGAESTGGDATAAAAPAAPGAELMSAAPQVAPPCWGAPMPGAPGAPMMPMVRPGFPATGTTPGTPMSPGAAQSPRKPAPPRNALDDLNIKDFM; the protein is encoded by the exons ACCTGGTGTCAGCCACCAACACCACCAACGTGAACATTCCTCAGATGGCTGACACGCTGTTTGAGCGAGCCACCAATGCCAGCTGGGTGGTCGTCTTCAAGGCCCTTGTCACCAGTCATCACATGTGTGTCCACGGCAACGAG agGTTCATTCAGTACTTGGCTTCCAGGACCTCCCTTTTCAACCTCAGCAATTTTATCGACAAAACCGGCTCTCACG GATATGACATGTCTACATTCATCAGACGGTATGGACGATACCTGAACGAGAAAGCCTTCGCCTACCGCCAGATGGCTTTTGATTTCACCAGAGTGAAGAAGGG TGCTGAGGGTGTGATGAGGACCATGACCACTGAGAAGCTGTTGAAAGGCATGCCTGTTCTGCAGACTCAGATTGACACACTCCTGGAGTTCGAT GTTCATCCCAAGGAGCTGAACAATGGGATCATCAATGCTGCATTCCTGCTTCTCTTCAAGGACCTGGTCAAACTGTTCGCATCCTACAATGACGGAGTCATCAACCTATTAG AGAAATACTTCAAGATGAAGAAGAGCGACTGTAAGGAGGCCTTGGAGATCTACAAGAGGTTCCTGACCAGGGTGACAAAGATTGGGGAATTCATGAAGCTGGCTGAG ACAGTTGGAGTTGAGAAAAACGACATTCCTGACATCAACTAC GCTCCCAGCAGTATCCTGGAGAGTCTGGAAACGCACATGAATGGTCTGGAGGATGTGAAGGGTGGAAAGAAGGG GGAAGG GTCGCCAACAAAG GGGTCTCCGACAAACAACGTGTCTCCAACATCGACTCCGGCCAAATCTTCAAACGCTGTTCCCACACTGCAGCCTCCTCCTGGGGAGAgcgctgccgctgctgctgctgctgagccaGCTGAAGA TTCCTTGTTGGACCTGGATCCGCTGTCCTCCTCGGGTCCCTCAGGGCAATCAGCTGCCCCCACGTCTTGGGGAG ATCTTCTTGGATCAG AAATGGGCGATTCCTTGCTATCTGAACCCACCCTCACGGCAGAGCCCGCCCCCTCCTCTGCAGCAGCAACGCCCACTCCTGCAGCCGCAGAACCTGGAGTCTCTCTAGCTCCTCCCACTAGCACAGCAGCCGCCACCTCCCCTGGCGCCGCCAATATGGATCTGTTGGGAG ATGCCTTTGCAACATCTGCTCCTTCCACTGAGGCCTCTGTAGCAGCCACTGAAGGTGGGGCCGCTGCCACGTCCGCCCCTGCCGCCAACGCTGGAGCTG AGTCCACAGGAGGAGATgccacagctgctgctgctcctgctgcccCCGGTGCTGAGCTCATGTCAg CGGCACCTCAGGTAGCTCCCCCCTGTTGGGGTGCTCCCATG CCTGGGGCACCAGGAGCTCCCATGATGCCCATGGTGAGGCCAGGCTTCCCTGCCACTGGAACAACCCCCGGAACACCG ATGTCTCCTGGAGCAGCCCAGAGCCCCAGAAAGCCTGCACCACCGAGGAACGCTCTGGATGACCTCAACATTAAGGACTTCATGTAG
- the snap91b gene encoding clathrin coat assembly protein AP180 isoform X6, with the protein MSGQTLTDRIAAAQHQLTGSDMARAVCKATTHEVMAPKKKHLEYLVSATNTTNVNIPQMADTLFERATNASWVVVFKALVTSHHMCVHGNERFIQYLASRTSLFNLSNFIDKTGSHGYDMSTFIRRYGRYLNEKAFAYRQMAFDFTRVKKGAEGVMRTMTTEKLLKGMPVLQTQIDTLLEFDVHPKELNNGIINAAFLLLFKDLVKLFASYNDGVINLLEKYFKMKKSDCKEALEIYKRFLTRVTKIGEFMKLAETVGVEKNDIPDINYAPSSILESLETHMNGLEDVKGGKKGEGSPTKGSPTNNVSPTSTPAKSSNAVPTLQPPPGESAAAAAAAEPAEDSLLDLDPLSSSGPSGQSAAPTSWGDLLGSEMGDSLLSEPTLTAEPAPSSAAATPTPAAAEPGVSLAPPTSTAAATSPGAANMDLLGDAFATSAPSTEASVAATEGGAAATSAPAANAGAESTGGDATAAAAPAAPGAELMSDLTMGTPAAPQVAPPCWGAPMPGAPGAPMMPMVRPGFPATGTTPGTPMSPGAAQSPRKPAPPRNALDDLNIKDFM; encoded by the exons ACCTGGTGTCAGCCACCAACACCACCAACGTGAACATTCCTCAGATGGCTGACACGCTGTTTGAGCGAGCCACCAATGCCAGCTGGGTGGTCGTCTTCAAGGCCCTTGTCACCAGTCATCACATGTGTGTCCACGGCAACGAG agGTTCATTCAGTACTTGGCTTCCAGGACCTCCCTTTTCAACCTCAGCAATTTTATCGACAAAACCGGCTCTCACG GATATGACATGTCTACATTCATCAGACGGTATGGACGATACCTGAACGAGAAAGCCTTCGCCTACCGCCAGATGGCTTTTGATTTCACCAGAGTGAAGAAGGG TGCTGAGGGTGTGATGAGGACCATGACCACTGAGAAGCTGTTGAAAGGCATGCCTGTTCTGCAGACTCAGATTGACACACTCCTGGAGTTCGAT GTTCATCCCAAGGAGCTGAACAATGGGATCATCAATGCTGCATTCCTGCTTCTCTTCAAGGACCTGGTCAAACTGTTCGCATCCTACAATGACGGAGTCATCAACCTATTAG AGAAATACTTCAAGATGAAGAAGAGCGACTGTAAGGAGGCCTTGGAGATCTACAAGAGGTTCCTGACCAGGGTGACAAAGATTGGGGAATTCATGAAGCTGGCTGAG ACAGTTGGAGTTGAGAAAAACGACATTCCTGACATCAACTAC GCTCCCAGCAGTATCCTGGAGAGTCTGGAAACGCACATGAATGGTCTGGAGGATGTGAAGGGTGGAAAGAAGGG GGAAGG GTCGCCAACAAAG GGGTCTCCGACAAACAACGTGTCTCCAACATCGACTCCGGCCAAATCTTCAAACGCTGTTCCCACACTGCAGCCTCCTCCTGGGGAGAgcgctgccgctgctgctgctgctgagccaGCTGAAGA TTCCTTGTTGGACCTGGATCCGCTGTCCTCCTCGGGTCCCTCAGGGCAATCAGCTGCCCCCACGTCTTGGGGAG ATCTTCTTGGATCAG AAATGGGCGATTCCTTGCTATCTGAACCCACCCTCACGGCAGAGCCCGCCCCCTCCTCTGCAGCAGCAACGCCCACTCCTGCAGCCGCAGAACCTGGAGTCTCTCTAGCTCCTCCCACTAGCACAGCAGCCGCCACCTCCCCTGGCGCCGCCAATATGGATCTGTTGGGAG ATGCCTTTGCAACATCTGCTCCTTCCACTGAGGCCTCTGTAGCAGCCACTGAAGGTGGGGCCGCTGCCACGTCCGCCCCTGCCGCCAACGCTGGAGCTG AGTCCACAGGAGGAGATgccacagctgctgctgctcctgctgcccCCGGTGCTGAGCTCATGTCAg atctCACAATGGGAACCCCAGCGGCACCTCAGGTAGCTCCCCCCTGTTGGGGTGCTCCCATG CCTGGGGCACCAGGAGCTCCCATGATGCCCATGGTGAGGCCAGGCTTCCCTGCCACTGGAACAACCCCCGGAACACCG ATGTCTCCTGGAGCAGCCCAGAGCCCCAGAAAGCCTGCACCACCGAGGAACGCTCTGGATGACCTCAACATTAAGGACTTCATGTAG
- the snap91b gene encoding clathrin coat assembly protein AP180 isoform X3 → MSGQTLTDRIAAAQHQLTGSDMARAVCKATTHEVMAPKKKHLEYLVSATNTTNVNIPQMADTLFERATNASWVVVFKALVTSHHMCVHGNERFIQYLASRTSLFNLSNFIDKTGSHGYDMSTFIRRYGRYLNEKAFAYRQMAFDFTRVKKGAEGVMRTMTTEKLLKGMPVLQTQIDTLLEFDVHPKELNNGIINAAFLLLFKDLVKLFASYNDGVINLLEKYFKMKKSDCKEALEIYKRFLTRVTKIGEFMKLAETVGVEKNDIPDINYAPSSILESLETHMNGLEDVKGGKKGEGSPTKGSPTNNVSPTSTPAKSSNAVPTLQPPPGESAAAAAAAEPAEDSLLDLDPLSSSGPSGQSAAPTSWGDLLGSEMGDSLLSEPTLTAEPAPSSAAATPTPAAAEPGVSLAPPTSTAAATSPGAANMDLLGDAFATSAPSTEASVAATEGGAAATSAPAANAGAESTGGDATAAAAPAAPGAELMSGDVMKPTLTPQAGDVDTSMANMASNLTMGTPAAPQVAPPCWGAPMPGAPGAPMMPMVRPGFPATGTTPGTPMSPGAAQSPRKPAPPRNALDDLNIKDFM, encoded by the exons ACCTGGTGTCAGCCACCAACACCACCAACGTGAACATTCCTCAGATGGCTGACACGCTGTTTGAGCGAGCCACCAATGCCAGCTGGGTGGTCGTCTTCAAGGCCCTTGTCACCAGTCATCACATGTGTGTCCACGGCAACGAG agGTTCATTCAGTACTTGGCTTCCAGGACCTCCCTTTTCAACCTCAGCAATTTTATCGACAAAACCGGCTCTCACG GATATGACATGTCTACATTCATCAGACGGTATGGACGATACCTGAACGAGAAAGCCTTCGCCTACCGCCAGATGGCTTTTGATTTCACCAGAGTGAAGAAGGG TGCTGAGGGTGTGATGAGGACCATGACCACTGAGAAGCTGTTGAAAGGCATGCCTGTTCTGCAGACTCAGATTGACACACTCCTGGAGTTCGAT GTTCATCCCAAGGAGCTGAACAATGGGATCATCAATGCTGCATTCCTGCTTCTCTTCAAGGACCTGGTCAAACTGTTCGCATCCTACAATGACGGAGTCATCAACCTATTAG AGAAATACTTCAAGATGAAGAAGAGCGACTGTAAGGAGGCCTTGGAGATCTACAAGAGGTTCCTGACCAGGGTGACAAAGATTGGGGAATTCATGAAGCTGGCTGAG ACAGTTGGAGTTGAGAAAAACGACATTCCTGACATCAACTAC GCTCCCAGCAGTATCCTGGAGAGTCTGGAAACGCACATGAATGGTCTGGAGGATGTGAAGGGTGGAAAGAAGGG GGAAGG GTCGCCAACAAAG GGGTCTCCGACAAACAACGTGTCTCCAACATCGACTCCGGCCAAATCTTCAAACGCTGTTCCCACACTGCAGCCTCCTCCTGGGGAGAgcgctgccgctgctgctgctgctgagccaGCTGAAGA TTCCTTGTTGGACCTGGATCCGCTGTCCTCCTCGGGTCCCTCAGGGCAATCAGCTGCCCCCACGTCTTGGGGAG ATCTTCTTGGATCAG AAATGGGCGATTCCTTGCTATCTGAACCCACCCTCACGGCAGAGCCCGCCCCCTCCTCTGCAGCAGCAACGCCCACTCCTGCAGCCGCAGAACCTGGAGTCTCTCTAGCTCCTCCCACTAGCACAGCAGCCGCCACCTCCCCTGGCGCCGCCAATATGGATCTGTTGGGAG ATGCCTTTGCAACATCTGCTCCTTCCACTGAGGCCTCTGTAGCAGCCACTGAAGGTGGGGCCGCTGCCACGTCCGCCCCTGCCGCCAACGCTGGAGCTG AGTCCACAGGAGGAGATgccacagctgctgctgctcctgctgcccCCGGTGCTGAGCTCATGTCAg GCGATGTAATGAagcccactttgacccctcagGCGGGGGATGTTGACACCTCCATGGCTAACATGGCAAGTA atctCACAATGGGAACCCCAGCGGCACCTCAGGTAGCTCCCCCCTGTTGGGGTGCTCCCATG CCTGGGGCACCAGGAGCTCCCATGATGCCCATGGTGAGGCCAGGCTTCCCTGCCACTGGAACAACCCCCGGAACACCG ATGTCTCCTGGAGCAGCCCAGAGCCCCAGAAAGCCTGCACCACCGAGGAACGCTCTGGATGACCTCAACATTAAGGACTTCATGTAG
- the snap91b gene encoding clathrin coat assembly protein AP180 isoform X10, whose protein sequence is MSGQTLTDRIAAAQHQLTGSDMARAVCKATTHEVMAPKKKHLEYLVSATNTTNVNIPQMADTLFERATNASWVVVFKALVTSHHMCVHGNERFIQYLASRTSLFNLSNFIDKTGSHGYDMSTFIRRYGRYLNEKAFAYRQMAFDFTRVKKGAEGVMRTMTTEKLLKGMPVLQTQIDTLLEFDVHPKELNNGIINAAFLLLFKDLVKLFASYNDGVINLLEKYFKMKKSDCKEALEIYKRFLTRVTKIGEFMKLAETVGVEKNDIPDINYAPSSILESLETHMNGLEDVKGGKKGEGSPTKGSPTNNVSPTSTPAKSSNAVPTLQPPPGESAAAAAAAEPAEDSLLDLDPLSSSGPSGQSAAPTSWGDLLGSDAFATSAPSTEASVAATEGGAAATSAPAANAGAESTGGDATAAAAPAAPGAELMSVFDGLGDVMKPTLTPQAGDVDTSMANMASNLTMGTPAAPQVAPPCWGAPMPGAPGAPMMPMVRPGFPATGTTPGTPMSPGAAQSPRKPAPPRNALDDLNIKDFM, encoded by the exons ACCTGGTGTCAGCCACCAACACCACCAACGTGAACATTCCTCAGATGGCTGACACGCTGTTTGAGCGAGCCACCAATGCCAGCTGGGTGGTCGTCTTCAAGGCCCTTGTCACCAGTCATCACATGTGTGTCCACGGCAACGAG agGTTCATTCAGTACTTGGCTTCCAGGACCTCCCTTTTCAACCTCAGCAATTTTATCGACAAAACCGGCTCTCACG GATATGACATGTCTACATTCATCAGACGGTATGGACGATACCTGAACGAGAAAGCCTTCGCCTACCGCCAGATGGCTTTTGATTTCACCAGAGTGAAGAAGGG TGCTGAGGGTGTGATGAGGACCATGACCACTGAGAAGCTGTTGAAAGGCATGCCTGTTCTGCAGACTCAGATTGACACACTCCTGGAGTTCGAT GTTCATCCCAAGGAGCTGAACAATGGGATCATCAATGCTGCATTCCTGCTTCTCTTCAAGGACCTGGTCAAACTGTTCGCATCCTACAATGACGGAGTCATCAACCTATTAG AGAAATACTTCAAGATGAAGAAGAGCGACTGTAAGGAGGCCTTGGAGATCTACAAGAGGTTCCTGACCAGGGTGACAAAGATTGGGGAATTCATGAAGCTGGCTGAG ACAGTTGGAGTTGAGAAAAACGACATTCCTGACATCAACTAC GCTCCCAGCAGTATCCTGGAGAGTCTGGAAACGCACATGAATGGTCTGGAGGATGTGAAGGGTGGAAAGAAGGG GGAAGG GTCGCCAACAAAG GGGTCTCCGACAAACAACGTGTCTCCAACATCGACTCCGGCCAAATCTTCAAACGCTGTTCCCACACTGCAGCCTCCTCCTGGGGAGAgcgctgccgctgctgctgctgctgagccaGCTGAAGA TTCCTTGTTGGACCTGGATCCGCTGTCCTCCTCGGGTCCCTCAGGGCAATCAGCTGCCCCCACGTCTTGGGGAG ATCTTCTTGGATCAG ATGCCTTTGCAACATCTGCTCCTTCCACTGAGGCCTCTGTAGCAGCCACTGAAGGTGGGGCCGCTGCCACGTCCGCCCCTGCCGCCAACGCTGGAGCTG AGTCCACAGGAGGAGATgccacagctgctgctgctcctgctgcccCCGGTGCTGAGCTCATGTCAg TATTTGATGGACTAGGCGATGTAATGAagcccactttgacccctcagGCGGGGGATGTTGACACCTCCATGGCTAACATGGCAAGTA atctCACAATGGGAACCCCAGCGGCACCTCAGGTAGCTCCCCCCTGTTGGGGTGCTCCCATG CCTGGGGCACCAGGAGCTCCCATGATGCCCATGGTGAGGCCAGGCTTCCCTGCCACTGGAACAACCCCCGGAACACCG ATGTCTCCTGGAGCAGCCCAGAGCCCCAGAAAGCCTGCACCACCGAGGAACGCTCTGGATGACCTCAACATTAAGGACTTCATGTAG
- the snap91b gene encoding clathrin coat assembly protein AP180 isoform X4 — translation MSGQTLTDRIAAAQHQLTGSDMARAVCKATTHEVMAPKKKHLEYLVSATNTTNVNIPQMADTLFERATNASWVVVFKALVTSHHMCVHGNERFIQYLASRTSLFNLSNFIDKTGSHGYDMSTFIRRYGRYLNEKAFAYRQMAFDFTRVKKGAEGVMRTMTTEKLLKGMPVLQTQIDTLLEFDVHPKELNNGIINAAFLLLFKDLVKLFASYNDGVINLLEKYFKMKKSDCKEALEIYKRFLTRVTKIGEFMKLAETVGVEKNDIPDINYAPSSILESLETHMNGLEDVKGGKKGEGSPTKGSPTNNVSPTSTPAKSSNAVPTLQPPPGESAAAAAAAEPAEDSLLDLDPLSSSGPSGQSAAPTSWGDLLGSEMGDSLLSEPTLTAEPAPSSAAATPTPAAAEPGVSLAPPTSTAAATSPGAANMDLLGDAFATSAPSTEASVAATEGGAAATSAPAANAGAESTGGDATAAAAPAAPGAELMSVFDGLGDVMKPTLTPQAGDVDTSMANMASNLTMGTPAAPQPGAPGAPMMPMVRPGFPATGTTPGTPMSPGAAQSPRKPAPPRNALDDLNIKDFM, via the exons ACCTGGTGTCAGCCACCAACACCACCAACGTGAACATTCCTCAGATGGCTGACACGCTGTTTGAGCGAGCCACCAATGCCAGCTGGGTGGTCGTCTTCAAGGCCCTTGTCACCAGTCATCACATGTGTGTCCACGGCAACGAG agGTTCATTCAGTACTTGGCTTCCAGGACCTCCCTTTTCAACCTCAGCAATTTTATCGACAAAACCGGCTCTCACG GATATGACATGTCTACATTCATCAGACGGTATGGACGATACCTGAACGAGAAAGCCTTCGCCTACCGCCAGATGGCTTTTGATTTCACCAGAGTGAAGAAGGG TGCTGAGGGTGTGATGAGGACCATGACCACTGAGAAGCTGTTGAAAGGCATGCCTGTTCTGCAGACTCAGATTGACACACTCCTGGAGTTCGAT GTTCATCCCAAGGAGCTGAACAATGGGATCATCAATGCTGCATTCCTGCTTCTCTTCAAGGACCTGGTCAAACTGTTCGCATCCTACAATGACGGAGTCATCAACCTATTAG AGAAATACTTCAAGATGAAGAAGAGCGACTGTAAGGAGGCCTTGGAGATCTACAAGAGGTTCCTGACCAGGGTGACAAAGATTGGGGAATTCATGAAGCTGGCTGAG ACAGTTGGAGTTGAGAAAAACGACATTCCTGACATCAACTAC GCTCCCAGCAGTATCCTGGAGAGTCTGGAAACGCACATGAATGGTCTGGAGGATGTGAAGGGTGGAAAGAAGGG GGAAGG GTCGCCAACAAAG GGGTCTCCGACAAACAACGTGTCTCCAACATCGACTCCGGCCAAATCTTCAAACGCTGTTCCCACACTGCAGCCTCCTCCTGGGGAGAgcgctgccgctgctgctgctgctgagccaGCTGAAGA TTCCTTGTTGGACCTGGATCCGCTGTCCTCCTCGGGTCCCTCAGGGCAATCAGCTGCCCCCACGTCTTGGGGAG ATCTTCTTGGATCAG AAATGGGCGATTCCTTGCTATCTGAACCCACCCTCACGGCAGAGCCCGCCCCCTCCTCTGCAGCAGCAACGCCCACTCCTGCAGCCGCAGAACCTGGAGTCTCTCTAGCTCCTCCCACTAGCACAGCAGCCGCCACCTCCCCTGGCGCCGCCAATATGGATCTGTTGGGAG ATGCCTTTGCAACATCTGCTCCTTCCACTGAGGCCTCTGTAGCAGCCACTGAAGGTGGGGCCGCTGCCACGTCCGCCCCTGCCGCCAACGCTGGAGCTG AGTCCACAGGAGGAGATgccacagctgctgctgctcctgctgcccCCGGTGCTGAGCTCATGTCAg TATTTGATGGACTAGGCGATGTAATGAagcccactttgacccctcagGCGGGGGATGTTGACACCTCCATGGCTAACATGGCAAGTA atctCACAATGGGAACCCCAGCGGCACCTCAG CCTGGGGCACCAGGAGCTCCCATGATGCCCATGGTGAGGCCAGGCTTCCCTGCCACTGGAACAACCCCCGGAACACCG ATGTCTCCTGGAGCAGCCCAGAGCCCCAGAAAGCCTGCACCACCGAGGAACGCTCTGGATGACCTCAACATTAAGGACTTCATGTAG
- the snap91b gene encoding clathrin coat assembly protein AP180 isoform X9 produces MSGQTLTDRIAAAQHQLTGSDMARAVCKATTHEVMAPKKKHLEYLVSATNTTNVNIPQMADTLFERATNASWVVVFKALVTSHHMCVHGNERFIQYLASRTSLFNLSNFIDKTGSHGYDMSTFIRRYGRYLNEKAFAYRQMAFDFTRVKKGAEGVMRTMTTEKLLKGMPVLQTQIDTLLEFDVHPKELNNGIINAAFLLLFKDLVKLFASYNDGVINLLEKYFKMKKSDCKEALEIYKRFLTRVTKIGEFMKLAETVGVEKNDIPDINYAPSSILESLETHMNGLEDVKGGKKGEGSPTKGSPTNNVSPTSTPAKSSNAVPTLQPPPGESAAAAAAAEPAEDSLLDLDPLSSSGPSGQSAAPTSWGDLLGSEMGDSLLSEPTLTAEPAPSSAAATPTPAAAEPGVSLAPPTSTAAATSPGAANMDLLGDAFATSAPSTEASVAATEGGAAATSAPAANAGAESTGGDATAAAAPAAPGAELMSAAPQPGAPGAPMMPMVRPGFPATGTTPGTPMSPGAAQSPRKPAPPRNALDDLNIKDFM; encoded by the exons ACCTGGTGTCAGCCACCAACACCACCAACGTGAACATTCCTCAGATGGCTGACACGCTGTTTGAGCGAGCCACCAATGCCAGCTGGGTGGTCGTCTTCAAGGCCCTTGTCACCAGTCATCACATGTGTGTCCACGGCAACGAG agGTTCATTCAGTACTTGGCTTCCAGGACCTCCCTTTTCAACCTCAGCAATTTTATCGACAAAACCGGCTCTCACG GATATGACATGTCTACATTCATCAGACGGTATGGACGATACCTGAACGAGAAAGCCTTCGCCTACCGCCAGATGGCTTTTGATTTCACCAGAGTGAAGAAGGG TGCTGAGGGTGTGATGAGGACCATGACCACTGAGAAGCTGTTGAAAGGCATGCCTGTTCTGCAGACTCAGATTGACACACTCCTGGAGTTCGAT GTTCATCCCAAGGAGCTGAACAATGGGATCATCAATGCTGCATTCCTGCTTCTCTTCAAGGACCTGGTCAAACTGTTCGCATCCTACAATGACGGAGTCATCAACCTATTAG AGAAATACTTCAAGATGAAGAAGAGCGACTGTAAGGAGGCCTTGGAGATCTACAAGAGGTTCCTGACCAGGGTGACAAAGATTGGGGAATTCATGAAGCTGGCTGAG ACAGTTGGAGTTGAGAAAAACGACATTCCTGACATCAACTAC GCTCCCAGCAGTATCCTGGAGAGTCTGGAAACGCACATGAATGGTCTGGAGGATGTGAAGGGTGGAAAGAAGGG GGAAGG GTCGCCAACAAAG GGGTCTCCGACAAACAACGTGTCTCCAACATCGACTCCGGCCAAATCTTCAAACGCTGTTCCCACACTGCAGCCTCCTCCTGGGGAGAgcgctgccgctgctgctgctgctgagccaGCTGAAGA TTCCTTGTTGGACCTGGATCCGCTGTCCTCCTCGGGTCCCTCAGGGCAATCAGCTGCCCCCACGTCTTGGGGAG ATCTTCTTGGATCAG AAATGGGCGATTCCTTGCTATCTGAACCCACCCTCACGGCAGAGCCCGCCCCCTCCTCTGCAGCAGCAACGCCCACTCCTGCAGCCGCAGAACCTGGAGTCTCTCTAGCTCCTCCCACTAGCACAGCAGCCGCCACCTCCCCTGGCGCCGCCAATATGGATCTGTTGGGAG ATGCCTTTGCAACATCTGCTCCTTCCACTGAGGCCTCTGTAGCAGCCACTGAAGGTGGGGCCGCTGCCACGTCCGCCCCTGCCGCCAACGCTGGAGCTG AGTCCACAGGAGGAGATgccacagctgctgctgctcctgctgcccCCGGTGCTGAGCTCATGTCAg CGGCACCTCAG CCTGGGGCACCAGGAGCTCCCATGATGCCCATGGTGAGGCCAGGCTTCCCTGCCACTGGAACAACCCCCGGAACACCG ATGTCTCCTGGAGCAGCCCAGAGCCCCAGAAAGCCTGCACCACCGAGGAACGCTCTGGATGACCTCAACATTAAGGACTTCATGTAG